In Malania oleifera isolate guangnan ecotype guangnan chromosome 8, ASM2987363v1, whole genome shotgun sequence, a single window of DNA contains:
- the LOC131162678 gene encoding uncharacterized protein LOC131162678 — protein MGYDKGSSGWYLKSGRTQHATLASRSASTSASASAPVSAAAQSSSTQDLERYQARSSRGGDPMEISYAPPSADDNSDNDSTENEGDSEGERNQEDEANSEGEGNQEDEANTEEEG, from the exons atggggtatgacaaggggAGTTCAGGATGGTACTTGAAGTCAGGAAGGACTCAACATGCAACACTAGCCTCACGTTCAGCTTCaacctcagcctcagcctcagcaccAGTATCAGCAGCAGCAcagtcttcttctacacaggaccttg AAAGATATCAGGCTAGATCTTCTAGGGGAGGTGATCCCATGGAAATTTCCTATGCTCCTCCAAGTGCAGATGATAATTCTGATAATGACTCTACAGAAAATGAAGGAGATTCTGAAGGAGAAAGAAACCAAGAAGATGAAGCCAATTCTGAAGGAGAAGGAAACCAGGAAGATGAAGccaatactgaagaagaaggataa